From Tiliqua scincoides isolate rTilSci1 chromosome 2, rTilSci1.hap2, whole genome shotgun sequence, the proteins below share one genomic window:
- the MBLAC2 gene encoding acyl-coenzyme A thioesterase MBLAC2 codes for MSALEWFAHKSLGGGIYWIQERFYESGNRANIWLVRGSQRDVVIDTGLGLRSLPDYLRLAGLLGPDCAPGEREKEPEGGGGGGGRRPLLAVATHVHFDHAGGLHQFEEVAVHSAEAAALRRGDNYETVTWLSDSEVVRPPIPGWSARQFRVRPVQPTHVLQEGDVISLGDRQLTVMHMPGHSRGSICLHDREQKILFSGDVVYDGSMIDWLPYSRINDYIATCQRLIELVNRGLVEKVLPGHFNTFGAERLYCLASNYISNAGICHKVSTCAMRSIASLALRATNSRVTS; via the exons ATGTCGGCGCTGGAGTGGTTCGCGCACAAGTCCCTGGGCGGCGGCATCTACTGGATCCAGGAGCGCTTCTACGAGTCCGGGAACCGCGCCAACATCTGGCTGGTGCGCGGCTCGCAGCGGGACGTGGTGATCGACACCGGGCTGGGGCTGCGCAGCCTCCCCGACTACCTGCGCCTGGCCGGGCTCCTGGGCCCCGACTGCGCCCCGGGCGAGCGCGAGAAGGAACcggagggcggcggcggcggcggcgggcgcAGACCCCTGCTGGCCGTGGCCACCCACGTGCACTTCGACCACGCCGGCGGGCTGCACCAGTTCGAGGAGGTGGCCGTGCACAGCGCCGAGGCCGCCGCCCTGCGCCGCGGGGACAACTACGAGACGGTCACCTGGCTCTCCGACAGCGAGGTGGTGCGGCCGCCCATCCCCGGCTGGAGCGCCAGGCAGTTCCGAGTGCGCCCGGTCCAGCCCACCCACGTCCTGCAGGAGG GGGATGTGATCAGCCTTGGTGACCGACAGCTCACTGTCATGCATATGCCTGGCCATTCAAGAGGAAGTATTTGTTTGCACGACAGAGAACAGAAGATTCTGTTCAGTGGGGATGTTGTGTATGATGGCTCAATGATTGACTGGCTTCCCTACAGCAGGATAAATGACTACATCGCAACTTGCCAGCGACTGATAGAATTGGTCAATAGGGGTCTTGTGGAGAAAGTTCTTCCGGGGCACTTTAACACATTTGGAGCTGAACGGTTATATTGTTTGGCTTCCAATTACATTTCTAATGCTGGAATTTGTCATAAAGTTTCTACTTGTGCAATGAGGTCAATTGCAAGTTTAGCACTTCGTGCAACAAATTCTAGAGTCACTTCATAG
- the LYSMD3 gene encoding lysM and putative peptidoglycan-binding domain-containing protein 3 has product MTGKSQNSHFQLPAVVQPTADSHMYPFGNGINSDSDVLEDEAEVYELRPRGREKVRRNVPRERVDDIIFMTKDIQEGDTLNAIALQYCCSVADIKRVNNLITDQDFFALRSIKIPVKKFSLLTETHCFPKSRQVSRSASAESPETSLADESFSTETAGNFLKEVDHDIEQIVKCNATKRENLNEVVSALSTQQLSFEPDGRTIKRKDPYYGADWGIGWWTAVVIMVVVGIITPVFYLLYYEVLVKVDVSHHSTVEYSHAPPSQSKT; this is encoded by the exons ATGACAGGGAAAAGCCAGAACTCCCATTTCCAGCTTCCAGCAGTAGTACAGCCTACAGCAGATAGCCACATGTATCCATTTGGGAATGGTATCAATTCTGACAGTGATGTGTTGGAAGATGAAGCAGAGGTATATGAACTACGACCCAGGGGAAGAGAGAAAGTCAGAAGAAATGTACCAAGAGAGCGGGTGGATGACATCATATTTATGACTAAGGATATACAAGAAGGAGACACATTAAATGCAATAGCTCTTCAGTATTGTTGCTCA GTAGCAGATATCAAAAGAGTGAACAATCTTATCACAGACCAGGACTTCTTTGCACTGAGATCTATTAAAATTCCAGTGAAGAAATTCAGCTTATTGACAGAGACTCATTGCTTCCCAAAAAGCAGGCAAGTTTCAAGATCTGCTTCTGCTGAATCACCAGAGACATCACTAGCAGATGAATCATTCTCCACTGAAACTGCTGGTAACTTCTTGAAAGAAGTGGATCATGACATAGAACAAATTGTCAAGTGTAATGCTACAAAGAGGGAGAATCTTAATGAAGTTGTTTCTGCCTTATCAACTCAACAGTTAAGTTTTGAACCGGATGGCAGAACCATCAAACGGAAAGATCCTTATTATGGAGCAGACTGGGGAATAGGATGGTGGACAGCAGTAGTGATCATGGTAGTAGTAGGCATAATAACACctgttttttatcttttatactaTGAGGTTTTAGTTAAGGTGGATGTCAGTCATCATTCTACAGTAGAATATTCACATGCGCCACCATCTCAATCAAAAACCTGA